A window of Xylophilus sp. GW821-FHT01B05 contains these coding sequences:
- a CDS encoding tetratricopeptide repeat protein: MSTPPSTLDEFNRQLQSIEQLIAKKDLRPAAERLNKLGRTAPQHPAVYILGMRLGEAAGNPKAALQAARRAVECAPGWPIAVIELAACLARQNQWEEALVAAQKAIDRAPDDLPILSRAIDIATHARNSAVALPWLQKAATLAPNNVPLQRLLARALTDAGQIEEALRILDAAVDATPSDSDVLAERMSTAFRLGHSERAKQDATRLVELAPDNEVYRFWLQKLHGEVPSTQPNAMVQDLFNNYAPSFDMHLVQGLKYDTPRQVAEWIRGRYPTLELNVLDLGCGTGLLGAFLGRINGALIGVDLSPKMVEQAARHDVYDRFHTVNLLDALRETPDALYHVITACDVFIHVGDLSTAIPNALRVLRPDGNLIFTCEEADESGPDLVLRDSIRYAHKVSAIQALCKNSGFDDVAIEFADLRLERGAPIRGFRVIAHKPA; the protein is encoded by the coding sequence ATGAGCACACCCCCGTCGACATTGGATGAATTCAACCGTCAGCTGCAATCGATCGAGCAGTTGATCGCCAAGAAGGACCTGCGGCCTGCGGCCGAACGACTCAACAAGCTGGGCCGTACAGCGCCGCAGCATCCTGCGGTCTATATCCTGGGCATGCGCCTTGGCGAAGCGGCGGGCAATCCCAAGGCAGCGCTGCAGGCGGCACGACGCGCAGTGGAGTGCGCACCGGGCTGGCCCATTGCCGTGATCGAGCTGGCGGCGTGCCTGGCGCGGCAGAACCAGTGGGAGGAAGCCCTGGTTGCGGCGCAGAAGGCCATCGACCGGGCGCCCGATGACCTGCCCATCCTCAGCCGCGCCATCGACATCGCCACGCATGCGCGCAATTCCGCCGTCGCGCTGCCCTGGCTGCAGAAGGCCGCGACTCTGGCGCCGAACAACGTCCCCCTGCAACGCCTGCTGGCCCGCGCACTGACGGATGCAGGGCAGATCGAAGAGGCCTTGCGCATTCTGGACGCAGCCGTCGACGCCACCCCCTCGGATTCCGACGTACTCGCGGAACGCATGAGCACGGCATTCCGGCTGGGCCACAGCGAACGTGCCAAGCAAGATGCCACGCGCCTGGTCGAACTGGCGCCGGACAACGAGGTCTACCGCTTCTGGTTGCAGAAGTTGCATGGCGAGGTACCCAGCACACAGCCAAACGCCATGGTGCAAGACCTGTTCAACAACTATGCACCGTCCTTCGACATGCATCTGGTGCAGGGGCTGAAGTACGACACCCCGCGCCAGGTAGCCGAATGGATTCGCGGCCGCTACCCAACGCTGGAACTCAATGTCCTGGACCTGGGCTGCGGTACCGGCCTGCTGGGAGCATTCCTGGGTCGCATCAATGGCGCGCTGATCGGTGTGGACCTGTCTCCCAAAATGGTGGAGCAGGCAGCCCGCCACGACGTCTACGACCGCTTCCATACGGTCAACTTGCTGGACGCGCTGCGCGAGACGCCCGACGCGCTCTACCACGTCATCACAGCCTGTGATGTCTTCATCCATGTGGGTGACCTGAGCACGGCCATCCCCAACGCCCTGCGCGTGCTGCGCCCGGACGGCAACCTGATCTTCACCTGCGAAGAAGCCGACGAAAGCGGCCCGGATCTGGTCCTGCGCGACTCCATTCGCTACGCGCACAAGGTCAGCGCCATTCAGGCGCTGTGCAAGAACAGCGGTTTCGATGACGTGGCCATTGAGTTCGCCGACCTGCGCCTTGAACGCGGCGCCCCCATCCGCGGCTTCCGCGTCATCGCCCACAAGCCTGCCTGA
- a CDS encoding PQQ-dependent sugar dehydrogenase — protein MSFRALLWVIASLLPAAAQARGYTPQGLCGDYARVDISSPPGTCVALVADEAQGLRFPRRILEVAPGRYWIVDMGSWEPRRGRLLEMALPSSGPAPRRATITVLAEQLDRPLGLALGPDGKVYIGEAGSVWRTPLPSAGQPLQREALIDHLPDDGAHPLKELAFGPGGRLYVNVGSFSDACRNDQQQQPAPCPELAGDKPRAAVYEAVLGGPQFSLQSFKPFATGLRNSVALTVLANGTVLQGENSIDYTDQDQPAEELNLLQPGRHYGWPYCVADRRPARGYEKRYDCKSTEAPLRLWPAHAAPLQMLVGPAASPYAGQLLVAWHGYRPAGHRVVSIALDAKGLPTRPVVPLLSGWDAKPGVRPMGKPTGITIDRQGRLLVVEDLNRTVLMLLPLSGRASPPAQPAP, from the coding sequence ATGTCGTTCCGCGCCCTGCTCTGGGTCATCGCCAGCCTGCTGCCCGCCGCCGCCCAGGCGCGCGGCTACACACCGCAAGGCCTGTGCGGCGACTACGCCCGCGTGGACATCAGCAGCCCGCCCGGCACCTGCGTGGCCTTGGTGGCCGACGAGGCCCAGGGCCTGCGCTTTCCGCGCCGCATCCTGGAGGTGGCGCCAGGCCGCTACTGGATCGTCGACATGGGCTCGTGGGAGCCGCGCCGTGGCCGGCTGCTGGAGATGGCATTGCCCAGCAGCGGCCCGGCCCCACGCCGCGCCACCATCACCGTGCTGGCCGAGCAGCTCGACCGCCCGCTGGGCCTGGCGCTGGGGCCGGACGGCAAGGTCTACATCGGCGAGGCCGGCAGTGTCTGGCGCACGCCGCTGCCCTCCGCCGGCCAGCCGCTGCAGCGCGAAGCGCTCATCGACCACCTGCCCGACGACGGCGCTCACCCGCTCAAAGAGCTGGCCTTTGGCCCCGGCGGGCGCCTGTATGTCAACGTCGGCTCCTTCAGCGATGCCTGCCGCAACGACCAACAGCAGCAGCCCGCGCCCTGCCCCGAACTGGCCGGCGACAAGCCCCGCGCCGCAGTCTATGAAGCCGTGCTGGGCGGCCCGCAGTTCAGCCTGCAAAGCTTCAAGCCCTTTGCCACCGGCCTGCGCAATTCCGTCGCGCTGACCGTGCTGGCGAACGGCACCGTGCTGCAGGGTGAAAACTCGATCGACTACACCGACCAGGACCAGCCAGCCGAAGAACTCAACCTCTTGCAACCCGGCCGCCACTACGGCTGGCCCTACTGCGTGGCCGACCGCCGCCCCGCGCGCGGCTACGAGAAACGCTACGACTGCAAAAGCACCGAAGCCCCGCTCCGGCTCTGGCCGGCCCATGCCGCGCCACTGCAAATGCTGGTCGGCCCCGCCGCCAGCCCCTACGCCGGTCAACTGCTGGTGGCCTGGCACGGCTATCGGCCGGCCGGGCATCGCGTGGTGAGCATTGCACTCGACGCCAAGGGCCTGCCAACCCGCCCCGTCGTGCCGCTGCTGTCCGGCTGGGACGCCAAGCCCGGCGTGCGGCCCATGGGCAAGCCCACCGGCATCACCATCGACCGCCAGGGCCGCCTGCTGGTCGTTGAAGATCTGAACCGTACCGTGCTGATGCTGCTGCCCCTGTCGGGCCGCGCGTCACCCCCGGCACAGCCGGCGCCTTGA
- the queA gene encoding tRNA preQ1(34) S-adenosylmethionine ribosyltransferase-isomerase QueA, translated as MTELFTPARDFSVADFDFALPEALIAQHPATERSASRLLDGTGAPPVDRIFRELPGLLRAGDLLVFNDTKVVKARLFGEKSSGGKVELLVERVLQGDQVVCHMKVSKKPLPGATLRMVGGFSATLLGRWPREEGPLFLFRFEGLPGETPYDLMERHGHVPLPPYITHADSAEDAQRYQTVFARAPGAVAAPTAALHFDEAVLAALDAHGVQRASVTLHVGAGTFQPVKVERIADHTMHHERYEVPPATQQAIADTRARGGRVVAVGTTTVRTLESWARSGEAAGDTDIFITPGFNFRVVDVLLTNFHLPKSTLMMLVSAFAGYEHVMALYRHAIAQGYRFFSYGDAMLLERAQPTD; from the coding sequence ATGACCGAACTCTTCACGCCCGCGCGCGACTTCAGCGTCGCCGATTTCGACTTCGCCCTACCCGAGGCGCTGATCGCCCAACACCCCGCCACCGAACGCAGCGCCTCGCGCCTGCTCGACGGCACCGGCGCCCCGCCCGTCGACCGCATCTTTCGTGAACTGCCGGGCCTGCTGCGCGCGGGCGACCTGCTGGTGTTCAACGACACCAAGGTCGTCAAAGCACGCCTGTTTGGCGAGAAGTCCAGCGGCGGCAAGGTCGAGCTGCTGGTGGAGCGCGTGCTGCAGGGCGACCAGGTGGTCTGCCACATGAAGGTCAGCAAAAAGCCGCTGCCCGGCGCCACGCTGCGCATGGTGGGCGGCTTTAGCGCCACGCTGCTGGGCCGCTGGCCGCGCGAGGAAGGGCCGCTGTTCCTGTTCCGCTTCGAGGGCCTGCCCGGCGAGACGCCTTACGACCTGATGGAGCGCCACGGCCATGTGCCGCTGCCGCCCTACATCACGCATGCCGACTCGGCCGAGGATGCGCAGCGCTACCAGACCGTGTTTGCCCGCGCGCCCGGCGCCGTGGCCGCGCCCACCGCCGCACTGCACTTTGATGAAGCCGTGCTGGCCGCCCTGGACGCACACGGCGTGCAGCGCGCCAGCGTCACCCTGCACGTGGGCGCCGGCACCTTCCAGCCGGTGAAGGTCGAGCGCATTGCCGACCACACCATGCACCACGAGCGCTACGAGGTACCACCCGCCACGCAACAAGCCATTGCCGACACCCGCGCCCGCGGCGGCCGCGTGGTGGCCGTGGGCACGACCACCGTGCGTACGCTCGAATCCTGGGCGCGCAGCGGCGAGGCGGCGGGCGATACCGACATCTTCATCACCCCGGGCTTCAATTTCCGCGTGGTCGATGTGCTGCTCACCAACTTCCACCTGCCCAAGTCCACGCTGATGATGCTGGTCAGCGCCTTTGCCGGCTATGAGCACGTGATGGCGCTGTACCGCCATGCGATTGCCCAGGGCTACCGCTTCTTCAGCTATGGGGATGCGATGCTGCTGGAACGCGCGCAGCCCACGGATTGA
- the recG gene encoding ATP-dependent DNA helicase RecG, with product MPVLPPSSAPDPAAAAPRPAPAKKAATSPARQALLKLGLRRDIDLALHVPLRYEDETRIQRIADTRHGETVQVVGTVVHSDIVLQPRRQLKVLIDDGSDTLELRFFTFYPSHSKALAEGMQVRVRGEVRGGFIGRQMLHPAFKPADAPLPAGLTPVYPASAQLPQAYLRKAVQTGLSRADLSETLPAKADPYPPGPGIYGKKGLQPRWSLRDALSFLHYPAPDTALATLEDRSHPAWQRLKAEELLAQQLSQLEAKRARDGLRAPLLQAGADADALPAQLLAALPFDLTAAQRRVVEEIAQDLARAAPGGGAVPMHRLLQGDVGAGKTVVAALAACICIAAGHQCALMAPTEILAEQHFQKLVSWLAPLLAARGLQVAWLTGSQKKKERTAALALVASGEAALVIGTHAVIQGPVVFRHLALAIIDEQHRFGVAQRLALRGKLHGEGREPHLLMMTATPIPRTLAMSYYADLDVSTIDELPPGRTPIVTKTVADSRRHEVVERIGAQLAQGRQVYWVCPLIEESEAVDLTNATQTHEDLQAALPGVAIGLLHSRMPPAEKKAVMAEFSSGRMGVLVSTTVIEVGVDVPNASLMVIEHAERFGLSQLHQLRGRVGRGAAASACVLLYATNEGGRVSETARERLRAMAETNDGFEIARRDLEIRGPGEFLGSRQSGAALLRFADLEADADLLAWARDLAPRMLDLDPDLAQRHVGRWLGGRAEFLKA from the coding sequence ATGCCCGTGTTGCCCCCGTCGTCTGCCCCCGATCCCGCCGCTGCCGCGCCGCGCCCCGCGCCGGCCAAGAAGGCGGCCACCAGCCCGGCGCGGCAGGCGCTGCTCAAGCTGGGCCTGCGCCGCGACATCGACCTGGCGCTGCACGTGCCGCTGCGCTACGAGGACGAAACCCGCATCCAGCGTATCGCCGACACCCGCCATGGCGAGACGGTGCAGGTGGTGGGCACGGTGGTGCACAGTGACATCGTGCTGCAGCCGCGCCGCCAGCTGAAGGTGCTGATCGACGACGGCAGCGACACGCTGGAGCTGCGCTTCTTCACCTTCTACCCCTCGCACAGCAAGGCGCTGGCCGAGGGCATGCAGGTGCGGGTGCGTGGCGAGGTGCGCGGCGGCTTCATCGGCCGGCAGATGCTGCACCCGGCCTTCAAGCCAGCCGACGCGCCGCTGCCCGCCGGCCTGACGCCGGTCTACCCGGCCAGCGCGCAACTGCCGCAGGCCTATCTGCGCAAGGCGGTGCAAACCGGTTTGTCGCGCGCCGATCTGAGCGAGACGCTGCCGGCCAAGGCCGACCCGTATCCGCCCGGCCCGGGGATTTATGGAAAAAAAGGCCTGCAGCCCAGGTGGAGCCTGCGCGATGCGCTATCGTTTTTGCACTACCCCGCGCCCGACACGGCGCTGGCCACGCTGGAAGACCGCAGCCACCCGGCCTGGCAGCGGCTCAAGGCCGAAGAGCTGCTGGCCCAGCAGTTGTCCCAGCTCGAAGCCAAGCGCGCCCGCGACGGCCTGCGCGCGCCGCTGCTGCAGGCCGGCGCTGATGCCGATGCATTGCCCGCGCAATTGCTGGCCGCGCTGCCCTTCGACCTGACGGCCGCGCAGCGCCGCGTGGTCGAAGAGATCGCGCAAGACCTGGCGCGTGCCGCACCCGGCGGCGGCGCCGTGCCCATGCACCGCCTGCTGCAAGGCGATGTCGGCGCCGGCAAGACCGTGGTCGCGGCGCTGGCTGCCTGCATCTGCATCGCGGCCGGCCACCAGTGCGCGCTGATGGCGCCAACCGAGATCCTGGCCGAGCAGCATTTTCAAAAGCTGGTCAGCTGGCTCGCGCCGCTGCTGGCTGCGCGTGGCCTGCAGGTGGCGTGGCTCACCGGCAGCCAGAAGAAGAAAGAGCGCACCGCCGCGCTGGCGCTGGTGGCCAGCGGCGAGGCCGCGCTGGTCATCGGCACGCACGCCGTCATCCAGGGCCCGGTCGTGTTCCGCCACCTGGCGCTGGCCATCATCGACGAGCAGCACCGCTTTGGCGTGGCGCAGCGCCTGGCACTGCGCGGCAAGCTGCATGGCGAGGGCCGTGAGCCGCATCTGCTGATGATGACCGCTACCCCCATCCCGCGCACGCTGGCCATGAGCTACTACGCCGACCTGGATGTTTCCACCATCGACGAGCTGCCGCCTGGCCGCACGCCCATCGTCACCAAGACCGTGGCCGACAGCCGGCGCCACGAGGTGGTCGAGCGCATCGGCGCGCAACTGGCACAGGGCCGGCAGGTGTACTGGGTCTGCCCGCTGATCGAAGAGAGCGAGGCGGTCGACCTGACCAACGCCACGCAAACCCACGAAGACCTGCAGGCCGCGCTGCCCGGCGTGGCCATTGGCCTGCTGCACTCGCGCATGCCGCCGGCCGAGAAGAAGGCGGTGATGGCCGAGTTCAGCTCCGGCCGCATGGGCGTGCTGGTCAGCACCACCGTGATCGAGGTCGGCGTGGATGTGCCCAATGCCTCACTCATGGTGATCGAGCATGCCGAGCGCTTTGGCCTGTCGCAGCTGCACCAGCTGCGTGGGCGCGTGGGCCGTGGCGCGGCGGCCTCGGCCTGCGTGCTGCTCTACGCCACCAACGAGGGCGGCCGCGTCAGCGAGACCGCGCGCGAGCGCCTGCGTGCCATGGCCGAGACCAACGACGGCTTCGAGATCGCCCGGCGCGATCTGGAGATCCGCGGCCCGGGCGAATTCCTGGGCTCGCGCCAGTCGGGCGCGGCCCTGCTGCGCTTTGCCGATCTGGAGGCCGATGCCGACCTGTTGGCGTGGGCGCGTGACCTGGCGCCGCGCATGCTCGATCTGGACCCGGACCTGGCGCAGCGCCACGTCGGCCGCTGGCTGGGCGGGCGGGCGGAATTCCTCAAGGCCTGA
- a CDS encoding LysR substrate-binding domain-containing protein gives MTLTELKYIVAVAREKHFGKAAEACYVSQPTLSVAIKKLEEELEVKLFERSANEVAVTPLGEEIVRQAQSVLEQAAGIKEIAKRGKDPLAGALTLGVIYTIGPYLLPDLVRQSIHRTPQMPLMLQENFTVKLLEMLRTGEIDCAIMAEPFPDTGLAMAALYDEPFFAAVPSTHPLAARKEVTAEEMKSETMLLLGTGHCFRDHVLEVCPEFARFSSNAEGIRKSFEGSSLETIKHMVAAGMGVTLVPRLSVPKGALDPKGRRRKADDEPHVHYIPFAGTPPMRRVVLAWRRSFTRYEAIAALRNSIYACELPGVVRLS, from the coding sequence ATGACCCTCACCGAACTCAAGTACATCGTCGCCGTGGCCCGCGAGAAGCACTTCGGCAAAGCGGCCGAAGCCTGCTATGTCTCGCAGCCCACGCTGTCGGTGGCGATCAAGAAGCTCGAAGAGGAGCTGGAGGTCAAGCTGTTCGAGCGCAGCGCCAACGAAGTGGCCGTCACCCCGCTCGGCGAAGAGATCGTGCGCCAGGCGCAAAGCGTGCTCGAGCAGGCCGCCGGCATCAAGGAAATCGCCAAGCGCGGCAAAGACCCGCTGGCCGGCGCGTTGACCCTGGGCGTGATCTACACCATCGGCCCCTACCTGCTGCCGGACCTGGTGCGCCAGTCCATCCACCGCACGCCGCAGATGCCGCTCATGCTGCAAGAGAACTTCACCGTCAAGCTGCTGGAGATGCTGCGCACCGGCGAGATCGACTGCGCCATCATGGCCGAGCCCTTCCCCGACACCGGCCTGGCCATGGCCGCGCTGTACGACGAGCCCTTCTTCGCCGCCGTGCCCAGCACCCACCCGCTGGCCGCGCGCAAGGAAGTCACGGCCGAAGAGATGAAGAGCGAGACCATGCTGCTGCTCGGCACCGGCCACTGCTTTCGCGACCACGTGCTGGAGGTCTGCCCGGAATTCGCGCGCTTCTCCAGCAACGCCGAAGGCATACGCAAGAGCTTCGAGGGCTCCTCGCTGGAAACCATCAAGCACATGGTCGCCGCCGGCATGGGCGTGACCCTGGTGCCGCGCCTGTCGGTACCCAAGGGCGCGCTCGACCCCAAAGGCCGCCGCCGCAAGGCCGACGACGAGCCGCACGTGCACTACATCCCCTTCGCCGGCACCCCGCCCATGCGCCGCGTCGTGCTGGCCTGGCGCCGCAGCTTCACCCGCTACGAGGCGATCGCGGCGCTGCGCAATTCGATCTATGCGTGCGAGCTGCCGGGGGTGGTGCGGCTGTCGTAG
- a CDS encoding Dps family protein, whose amino-acid sequence MAKTSTKTNKSKSPITAAPAASAGKVPAKGAARVAPSSGSKGAPLINIGIGERDRAAIAEGLSRVLADTYTLYLTTHNFHWNVTGPHFNSLHAMFMTQYTELWGSTDVIAERIRALGHYAPGSYAEFSKIATVADVPQSPPKAMEMVRILVKGHETVSRIAREFIPVAEEAGDDPTADMLTARCTVHDQTAWMLRSLLEE is encoded by the coding sequence ATGGCCAAGACCAGTACCAAGACCAACAAGAGCAAATCCCCGATCACCGCAGCCCCGGCCGCTTCGGCCGGCAAGGTGCCGGCCAAGGGCGCGGCGCGGGTGGCGCCGTCTTCGGGTAGCAAGGGGGCGCCGCTGATCAACATCGGCATTGGCGAGCGCGACCGCGCAGCCATTGCCGAGGGCCTGTCGCGCGTGCTGGCTGATACCTACACGCTCTACCTCACCACGCACAACTTCCACTGGAACGTGACCGGGCCGCACTTCAACTCGCTGCACGCCATGTTCATGACCCAGTACACCGAGCTGTGGGGCTCGACCGACGTGATCGCCGAGCGCATCCGTGCGCTGGGCCATTACGCGCCGGGTTCGTATGCCGAGTTCAGCAAGATCGCCACCGTGGCCGACGTGCCGCAGAGCCCGCCCAAGGCGATGGAGATGGTGCGCATCCTGGTCAAGGGCCATGAAACCGTGTCGCGCATCGCGCGTGAATTCATCCCCGTGGCCGAAGAAGCCGGCGACGACCCGACCGCCGACATGCTGACCGCGCGCTGCACAGTGCATGACCAGACCGCCTGGATGCTGCGCTCGCTGCTGGAAGAGTAA
- a CDS encoding 4-hydroxybenzoate octaprenyltransferase produces MTAIVPQRSRLGLYLDLIRWDRPAGWLLLLWPTLSALWMAKRGFPGWHLLTVFVLGTFLMRSAGCCINDVADQEFDRHVKRTAQRPVTSGAVSVREALVLAAVLVLAAFGLVLTTNAPTVVWSFAALAITLVYPYAKRHVAMPQAVLGVAFSAGIPMAFTAIQGSESWLFTAIPGDDGMLLAALEGSVPALGWWLVLGNLFWVLAYDTEYAMVDRDDDLRIGIRTSAITLGRFDVPAIVLFYLLFLGIWTVALQPYALGPMFHAAIGIALVQVFWHWSLIRRRTREGCFHAFRVNHWLGLTVFAGIAAGFALQKSAA; encoded by the coding sequence ATGACCGCAATCGTGCCGCAGCGCAGCCGCCTCGGCCTCTACCTTGACCTGATCCGCTGGGACCGGCCTGCCGGCTGGCTGCTGCTGCTGTGGCCCACGCTGTCGGCGCTGTGGATGGCCAAGCGCGGCTTCCCGGGCTGGCATTTGCTGACCGTGTTCGTGCTGGGCACCTTCCTCATGCGCAGCGCGGGCTGCTGCATCAATGACGTGGCCGACCAGGAGTTCGACCGCCACGTCAAACGCACGGCGCAGCGCCCGGTCACCAGCGGCGCGGTGTCGGTGCGCGAGGCGCTGGTGCTGGCGGCGGTACTGGTGCTGGCGGCCTTCGGGCTGGTGCTGACCACCAATGCGCCGACGGTGGTGTGGTCTTTTGCGGCGCTGGCAATCACGCTGGTCTATCCCTATGCCAAGCGCCACGTGGCCATGCCGCAGGCGGTGCTGGGCGTGGCCTTCAGCGCCGGCATCCCGATGGCGTTCACGGCGATCCAGGGCAGTGAATCGTGGTTGTTCACCGCCATTCCGGGCGACGACGGCATGTTGCTGGCAGCACTTGAAGGCAGCGTGCCGGCGCTGGGCTGGTGGCTGGTGCTGGGCAACTTGTTCTGGGTGCTGGCCTACGACACCGAATACGCCATGGTCGACCGCGACGACGACCTGCGGATCGGCATCCGCACCTCGGCCATCACCCTGGGCCGCTTCGATGTGCCGGCCATCGTGCTGTTCTACCTGCTGTTTTTGGGCATCTGGACGGTGGCGCTGCAGCCCTATGCGCTGGGGCCGATGTTCCATGCGGCCATTGGGATCGCGCTGGTGCAGGTGTTCTGGCACTGGAGCCTGATCCGCCGCCGCACGCGCGAGGGCTGCTTTCATGCGTTCCGCGTGAACCACTGGCTGGGGCTGACGGTGTTTGCGGGGATTGCGGCCGGCTTTGCATTGCAGAAGTCGGCGGCTTAG
- a CDS encoding aspartate carbamoyltransferase has translation MSSQQDFLRDAMRRLNLTRDAFSDRLGVRRRALDTWLLPADSNESRAMPEMVEKFVSEILVHEARGAAGSASGADGRSLAQRISAEGRPHLLSVAQFDRDSLEDLFHVADVMQPIARRQKVSRVLEGAVLGSLFFEASTRTRVSFGAAFCRLGGTVCDTTGFTFSSMAKGESIYDTSRVMSGYVDALVVRHPEQGSVAEFARATNIPVINAGDGPGEHPSQAILDLYTIQREFSRLGKLVDGAHVAIVGDLKYGRTVHSLIRLLALYRGLKFTLVAPPSLEMPDYLLELVARQGHVIEQTQSLEEGLRGADVVYATRIQKERFAGEEIEGYTPEFQVRKALVDAVCKPDTILMHPLPRDGRPGANDLSTDLNHDPRLAIFRQTDNGIPVRMALFAVLLGVEKQVARSMRDAGWRSPSHIGPDDAVFDGLD, from the coding sequence ATGAGCAGCCAACAAGACTTTCTGCGCGACGCCATGCGTCGCCTCAACCTCACCCGCGACGCCTTCTCTGACCGCCTGGGCGTGCGGCGCCGCGCACTCGACACCTGGCTGCTGCCGGCCGACTCGAACGAGTCGCGCGCCATGCCGGAGATGGTCGAGAAGTTCGTCTCCGAAATCCTGGTGCACGAGGCGCGCGGCGCGGCCGGCTCGGCCAGCGGCGCGGACGGGCGCTCGCTGGCCCAGCGCATCTCGGCCGAAGGCCGGCCGCACCTGCTGTCGGTGGCGCAGTTTGACCGCGACAGCCTGGAAGACCTGTTTCATGTGGCCGACGTCATGCAGCCCATTGCCCGGCGCCAGAAGGTGTCGCGCGTGCTGGAGGGCGCGGTGCTGGGCAGCCTGTTCTTCGAGGCCAGCACGCGCACCCGCGTGAGCTTTGGCGCGGCCTTCTGCCGCCTGGGCGGCACGGTTTGCGACACCACGGGCTTCACCTTCTCGTCCATGGCCAAGGGCGAGTCGATCTACGACACCAGCCGCGTCATGAGCGGCTATGTCGATGCGCTGGTGGTGCGCCACCCAGAGCAAGGCTCGGTCGCCGAATTTGCGCGCGCCACCAACATCCCGGTGATCAACGCCGGCGACGGCCCGGGCGAGCACCCGAGCCAGGCCATCCTGGATCTGTACACCATCCAGCGCGAGTTCTCGCGCCTGGGCAAGCTGGTGGATGGCGCGCACGTGGCCATCGTCGGCGACCTGAAATACGGCCGCACCGTGCATTCGCTGATCCGGCTGCTGGCGCTGTACCGCGGGCTCAAGTTCACACTGGTGGCGCCGCCCTCGCTGGAAATGCCCGACTACCTGCTGGAGCTGGTGGCGCGCCAGGGCCATGTGATCGAGCAGACCCAGTCATTGGAAGAAGGCCTGCGCGGCGCCGATGTGGTTTACGCCACGCGCATCCAGAAAGAGCGCTTTGCCGGCGAAGAGATCGAGGGCTACACGCCCGAGTTCCAGGTGCGCAAGGCGCTGGTGGACGCGGTCTGCAAGCCCGACACCATCCTGATGCACCCGCTGCCGCGCGACGGCCGCCCCGGCGCCAACGACCTGAGCACCGACCTCAACCACGACCCGCGCCTGGCCATCTTCCGCCAGACCGACAACGGCATTCCCGTGCGCATGGCGCTGTTCGCGGTGCTGCTGGGGGTAGAGAAGCAGGTGGCGCGCTCGATGCGCGATGCGGGTTGGCGTTCGCCCTCGCACATCGGGCCGGATGACGCCGTCTTTGATGGCTTGGACTGA
- the proC gene encoding pyrroline-5-carboxylate reductase: protein MTTATASSAALHDQSIAFIGGGNMASALIGGLLRQGLPAARIRVVEPFEATRAQLLAQHGVSAQATADASLSDCALVVWAVKPQVFREAAQAVAPFAAQALHLSVAAGIRSDSIAGWLGSQRIVRAMPNTPALVGQGMTGLFARSAVTAADHALVDEVLAPTGQVLWLDAEAQLDAVTALSGSGPAYVFYFIEAMVQAGTGMGLSAAQAQQLAIATFGGATTLAAQSSEPPAVLRERVTSKGGTTYAALTALEAAGVKAAFVGAMEAARARAAELGDEFGKI, encoded by the coding sequence ATGACGACTGCCACCGCATCCAGCGCTGCCCTCCACGACCAATCCATCGCCTTCATCGGCGGCGGCAACATGGCCAGCGCGCTGATCGGCGGGCTGCTGCGCCAGGGCTTGCCGGCGGCGCGCATCCGCGTGGTCGAACCGTTCGAGGCCACCCGCGCGCAACTGCTGGCGCAGCACGGCGTCAGCGCGCAGGCCACCGCCGATGCGTCCCTGAGCGACTGCGCGCTGGTGGTCTGGGCGGTGAAACCGCAGGTCTTCCGCGAAGCGGCGCAGGCCGTGGCGCCCTTTGCCGCCCAGGCGCTGCACCTGAGCGTGGCCGCCGGCATCCGCAGCGACAGCATCGCCGGCTGGCTGGGCAGCCAGCGCATCGTGCGCGCCATGCCCAACACGCCCGCGCTGGTGGGCCAGGGCATGACCGGCCTGTTTGCACGCAGCGCCGTCACCGCCGCCGACCACGCCCTGGTGGATGAAGTGCTGGCCCCCACCGGCCAGGTGCTGTGGCTGGACGCAGAAGCGCAGTTGGACGCGGTCACCGCGCTGTCGGGCTCGGGCCCGGCCTATGTGTTTTATTTCATCGAGGCCATGGTGCAAGCCGGCACCGGCATGGGCCTGTCGGCCGCGCAGGCGCAGCAACTGGCCATTGCCACCTTTGGCGGCGCCACCACGCTGGCCGCCCAGTCGAGCGAGCCGCCGGCCGTGCTGCGCGAGCGCGTCACCTCCAAGGGCGGCACCACCTATGCGGCGCTGACGGCGCTGGAGGCGGCGGGGGTGAAGGCGGCGTTTGTCGGGGCGATGGAAGCAGCACGCGCGCGCGCAGCAGAACTCGGCGACGAGTTCGGGAAGATCTAG